A segment of the Prochlorococcus marinus str. MIT 9215 genome:
GTAAGATCTAGAATTTCAGAACTTATTTTAAGTTCATTACTTTTTTCAAGAAATTTTTCAGAAAGTTCTAGATTTTTACCACAACTAGCAGTAATAATTATTAGATCTTTTGTTTCAGTCATAAATTAGGTAAGTAAATTTAATAGTTAGCGCCTGTTTTGCGGTGATGAACTGCAGTTAGGCTATCGGATTTTAGTATATTACCGTGTAGTACTTCGGCGTATATTACCCAATGATCTCCGCATTCCATTCTTTCTTTGACAGAGGCATCTAACCATGCTAGAGACTCAGGAATGATTATCTGTTTATTAGGAGTTAGTTCAATATTTAATCCTTCAAATCTATCCTCTCCTGGTGCAAATTGTTTTGTAAATCTTTTAAGAGGTTCTTTAAAATCTTTTTCACTTAAAATATTTAATGCGAATGAATCTCCTATTTGAAGGAGAGACTCTACCGATCTATCTTTTGCTACTGCAATACTTAATCCCGGCGGAGAAAAACTTGCTTGACTAACCCAAGATGCAAGCATAGCTCCTTTGATATTATTCTCATCTTTTCCTTTAGAAGCTGTTAGCACACAAAGTGAGCCTATCACTCTTCCAAGAGCTTGTAACTTTGGATCTGTTTTGCTTGTAATCATTCCAGTATCTGATTTTCTGGGTTTTTTCTTTGCCTTTTTGATAATTTTTCTTCCAAAGTGGGTGCCAATTTCTTCTAGCTCTTTAATCTTTGGTTTATTTGGACTGAATTTAATTCTTATTGGTTCAAAACTAAACTTAAAACCACCGTCTTTTAATTTTGATTCAAGTAAATCTATTGCTTCGCCGCTCCAGCCAAAACTACCAAAAATCCCCACTGGTTTATCTCTATTGCCTTCAGATAACAATGTTCCTAATGCACTTACTATTGGAGTTGGGGCATGACCGCCTAGTGTAGGTGATCCGATTAAATATCCATCGGCATTTTGGATGGATTTTATTAGTACATCATTAGGTGTAAATTCACAATTGATACTTTCAACTTCTACTGAAGTTCTATTGATACCTTTAGCCAATGCATCGCCTATTGAGGCTGTATTTCCATATGCACTTGCATAAATTAAAGCGATTTTAGGATTATTTGTTGAAAGATTTTCACCCCATCTGATGTAGTCATTTAAAAAGCTTTTTAAGCTGTATTCGATAGCCGGGCCGTGTAATGGCGCAATAGTTTTAATTTCGTAGTCTGAAATTCTTTCAGTTATTGCGACCACTTGATTAGACATTGGAGCCATCAGGCAATCATAGAAGTGTTTTCTATCTGTTTCTGTACTTACACGATTTGTTTCTGACCAATATTCAGATGCAATGTGTGCAGAGAAAATTTTTTCACTAAGAAGTATTTCTTGATTGCGTTCATAAATAATTAGTCCTCCTGGCCACCGTGCTGTTGGAATAGGAATTAACTCTAATGAAATGTTATCTAATTCTAAATGTAGTTCTTTTTTGATTATGTTTATTTTGGGTAATTGAATTTCAATAAAGTTTTCTAAATTAGGATTTTTTTGATTCCAAAGTTCGGAAATAAGTTTAAACCCAGGATTAGAGCAAGTAATAGTTAAGTTTTGAAATTGCGTACCAATATTTTTAATAGTTTCTATTATTTGAGGATTGATGTGTCCCGAAATAATGTTAATTTTATGTAATTTAAATTGTTCAAAAAAGTTTGATAGTACCTCAATAAACGAATTTGTATGCTGTTTTTCAGGTGGATGAATAATAAAAAGTTCTTCATTATTTCTAATTAAAAAAGTATTAAAAGAGGTGCCTTTTTCCAGATTAAACTCAAGCTCAAATCTTTCTTTATTTTGTTCAATAAATCTGATACAAGTAAAATTTTCAGTAATCTCAAATTTTGATAAGTTTTGATTTTCTGTAAGTAAGCTTATATTAATTTCTGACATTTCAAAGTTTTATTTTTTAATAGTGGTTAGTAACTTATTAGTGATACCAAGGGGTGATATGCACTTTCAACGGATTTTCAACTATAGACCAGAACATTTAATTCTTGGAAAACCGTTATGTATCAGTCGATTATACCTATAACAGCACCATTAATGAGTTATTAAATGTAGGGTTTCCAACTGGAACGCGATTTCTTGTTGATTATCTAAGCAAATTGATGATTTTTATAAATTTTTCTGTAATCATCATGCAATCTTTCTGTTGCTAATTTTCTATTCTTCATTGCGTCTCTAATCAAATCCATTTCATGGAAGTTTTGATTGAGAATAGTGAAAGGAGTAATGAGTTTCATAAGACCTCCTATATCTACACTTATATTGTCCTCCTTTTTACTTGAAATTCATAGGGTATTTCTACCCGAGTATTAGTGCTTTGTGGTTGTCACGACTATCATTTTCCATTCAGTAGGAGTAGAAATAATTCAGGAGTCAAAAGCACTTCATCGACTTTGTGGACAGCGAGGTGCATACGACTCGAAGAGGGCGAATAAATGCCCTCTTATTTTTTTCTTTGATCTACTTTATAGATCTAAAGCGTGGAAAGGGAGAGAGGGATGTTGCTCAACTGTCACATGTGACAGTTGCCAAAGAATAATATTTCAACTTTAAATTTTCAACAAATAATTTATTGTTTAAATGTGTGAGTGAGTTGTTGAAAATATCTTAATTTTTAAAATGAAAATTCTTATCGCATCTCTTATATTGGGTGCTTCTTTTCCAGTCAATGCTCATGAGAGCATTGGTGATCATATCCATCGAGAAGCATATGAGTCACAAAAAGGATATGCATATGAGAACAAGTGCTTCCGCTATGAATACAGGGAAAAATATATTCCAGGCACTTCAATCTCCCCGGGTTATGTCAAATCTTATAGTGAAAAGGTTTCTATCCCATGCAATAGTCATCGAAAAGTATTTAACCATTATCATCATAAGACTGAACCACAAACTTCGTATGTGAAATATAAACCTGCTCCAAAATGTACTGGAAGTACAACTTTAGGTGGATTAATAGGTGGTGGAATTGCAGCATCTTTATCAAAAAGTGATGCATATGGTTGGAGTATTCCTTTAGGTGCAGTTTTAGGTGCAGGAATTGGAAATGCCGAATGTAAATAATTATGGTTTTCATCTATATTGAGGATCAATTTTCAACGGATTTTCAACTATAAATCAAAAAAAACCTAGTTATAACTTGAATCTATATTTTTTTCAACTGAATTTAAAAGTATAATTTTTTTATTTGAACTTAGTGATACCAATGGGTTTGAAGTCTTTAGATGCTAAATCAATCCTAATAGTGATTTGCAACTTTTCTGTGATGAACAGCTGTTTTGCAAGATAAGTCAGAGACATTACCATTTTCAACGATACCGTAAATTATCCAATGGTCTGGAGTCTCTAGTCTGGAACTAACTTTACAATCTAAAAAAGCGAGTGAATCTGAAAGAACCGGTCCTCCTTGTGCGATGTTGCT
Coding sequences within it:
- a CDS encoding diflavin flavoprotein, whose product is MSEINISLLTENQNLSKFEITENFTCIRFIEQNKERFELEFNLEKGTSFNTFLIRNNEELFIIHPPEKQHTNSFIEVLSNFFEQFKLHKINIISGHINPQIIETIKNIGTQFQNLTITCSNPGFKLISELWNQKNPNLENFIEIQLPKINIIKKELHLELDNISLELIPIPTARWPGGLIIYERNQEILLSEKIFSAHIASEYWSETNRVSTETDRKHFYDCLMAPMSNQVVAITERISDYEIKTIAPLHGPAIEYSLKSFLNDYIRWGENLSTNNPKIALIYASAYGNTASIGDALAKGINRTSVEVESINCEFTPNDVLIKSIQNADGYLIGSPTLGGHAPTPIVSALGTLLSEGNRDKPVGIFGSFGWSGEAIDLLESKLKDGGFKFSFEPIRIKFSPNKPKIKELEEIGTHFGRKIIKKAKKKPRKSDTGMITSKTDPKLQALGRVIGSLCVLTASKGKDENNIKGAMLASWVSQASFSPPGLSIAVAKDRSVESLLQIGDSFALNILSEKDFKEPLKRFTKQFAPGEDRFEGLNIELTPNKQIIIPESLAWLDASVKERMECGDHWVIYAEVLHGNILKSDSLTAVHHRKTGANY